One window of the Sciurus carolinensis chromosome 8, mSciCar1.2, whole genome shotgun sequence genome contains the following:
- the LOC124990592 gene encoding olfactory receptor-like protein OLF3, giving the protein MGQNMNNLTWVSEFLLLGLSNDWGTQVFLFVLILAMYVVITVGNSLIILLIRLDSRLQTPMYFFLSVLSLVDLCYGNSVAPQMLAHLLSAHKCIPFLSCVLQLCSSLALGGSEFFLLGAMAYDRYVAVCHPLHYTVIMHRGMCLGLAAGCLVAGFSNSLMETIITFRLPLCSNVINHFACETLAVLRLACVDIAFNQVMVALSGFLVIMLPCSLVLFSYARIVSAILRIPSAQGRRKAFGTCASHLTVVCMCFGATIFTYLGPRSASSVEKEKMVALFYAVVAPMLNPLIYSLRNKEVMAALWKLLEKLRKRVKTCD; this is encoded by the coding sequence ATGGGCCAGAACATGAACAACCTGACATGGGTGAGTGAGTTCCTCCTGCTGGGGCTGTCCAACGACTGGGGCACCCAGGTTTTCCTCTTTGTTCTGATCCTGGCCATGTACGTGGTGATCACTGTGGGGAATTCCCTCATTATTCTTCTGATCAGACTGGATAGCAGGCTTCagactcccatgtacttcttcctcagcgTCCTGTCCCTCGTGGACCTTTGTTATGGAAATAGTGTGGCCCCACAAATGTTGGCCCACTTGCTCTCAGCCCATAAGTGCATTCCATTCCTCAGTTGTGTGCTCCAGCTCTGCAGCTCCCTGGCATTGGGTGGTTCTGAGTTCTTCCTGCTGGGagccatggcctatgaccgctacgtGGCTGTGTGTCACCCCCTGCACTACACAGTCATCATGCATAGAGGGATGTGCCTGGGACTGGCTGCTGGCTGCTTGGTGGCTGGTTTCTCAAATTCACTGATGGAAACAATCATCACCTTCCGACTTCCACTGTGTAGCAATGTGATTAACCACTTTGCCTGTGAGACCCTGGCTGTGCTTCGGCTAGCCTGTGTGGACATTGCCTTCAACCAGGTCATGGTGGCCCTCTCAGGATTCCTGGTCATCATGCTTCCCTGTTCCTTGGTTCTGTTCTCATACGCTCGTATAGTCTCTGCCATTCTGCGCATTCCTTCTGCTCAGGGACGTCGCAAAGCCTTCGGGACCTGCGCCTCCCACCTCACTGTGGTGTGCATGTGCTTCGGGGCCACCATCTTCACCTACCTGGGTCCACGCTCTGCCTCCTCGGTGGAGAAGGAGAAGATGGTTGCTCTGTTCTATGCTGTGGTGGCACCTATGCTGAACCCCTTGATCTACAGCTTGAGGAATAAGGAAGTTATGGCTGCACTCTGGAAACTTCTAGAGAAACTCAGAAAAAGGGTTAAGACCTGTGATTAA
- the LOC124990596 gene encoding olfactory receptor-like protein OLF3 produces the protein MGRENQTWVSEFILQGLSSDWETQVSLFVLFLAMYLVTVLGNTLIILLIRLDSRLHTPMYFFLSVLSLVDICYTNSTVPQMLVHFLSARKSIPFHSCVFQLYISLAMGSTEFFLLGAMAYDRYVAVCHPLHYTVIMHGGLCLGLAAGCLAAGLSNSLMQTIIIFQLPLCRNVINHFACEMLAVLRLTCVDISFNKVMVAISGFLVIMLPCFLVLFSYVHIVATILHIRSTRGRRKAFGTCASHLTVVSMCFGTAIFTYMRPVGGSSAEQEKMVALFYAVVTPMLNPLIYSLRNKDVIGALGRVVGKFNEKR, from the coding sequence ATGGGTAGGGAAAACCAGACATGGGTGAGTGAGTTCATCCTGCAGGGACTGTCCAGTGATTGGGAGACTCAGGTCTCCCTCTTTGTCCTCTTCCTGGCCATGTATCTGGTGACTGTGCTGGGGAACACCCTCATCATCCTCCTTATCAGGCTGGACAGCAGGCTccacacgcccatgtacttcttccttagTGTCCTGTCTCTGGTGGACATCTGCTACACCAACAGCACTGTGCCACAGATGCTGGTTCACTTCCTGTCTGCCCGGAAGTCCATCCCATTTCACAGCTGTGTATTCCAGCTGTACATCTCCCTAGCAATGGGCAGCACAGAGTTCTTCCTGCTGGGagccatggcctatgaccgctacgtGGCCGTGTGCCACCCCCTGCACTACACAGTCATCATGCATGGAGGGTTGTGCCTGGGGCTGGCTGCTGGCTGCTTGGCGGCTGGTCTCTCGAATTCACTGATGCAGACGATCATCATCTTCCAGTTACCCTTGTGTCGTAATGTCATTAATCACTTCGCCTGTGAGATGCTGGctgtgctgaggctgacctgTGTGGACATCTCCTTCAACAAGGTCATGGTGGCCATCTCCGGCTTCCTGGTGATCATGCTGCCCTGCTTCCTGGTACTGTTCTCCTATGTTCACATAGTTGCTACCATTCTGCACATCCGCTCTACCCGGGGTCGGCGCAAGGCCTTTGGGACCTGCGCCTCCCACCTCACTGTGGTTTCCATGTGCTTTGGAACAGCCATCTTCACGTACATGAGACCCGTGGGCGGCTCCTCGGCAGAACAGGAGAAGATGGTTGCCCTCTTCTATGCGGTAGTGACCCCGATGCTTAACCCCTTAATCTACAGCTTAAGGAACAAGGACGTGATTGGTGCCTTAGGAAGAGTGGTgggaaaatttaatgaaaaaaggTAA
- the LOC124990598 gene encoding olfactory receptor-like protein OLF3 has protein sequence MERDNQTWEGEFILLGLSSDWDTQVSLFVLLLAMYLVTVLGNFLIVLLIRLDGRLHTPMYFFLTNLSLVDVSYATSIVPQLLVHFLAEHKGIPFLSCAAQLFFSLALGGIEFVLLAVMAYDRYVAVCDPLRYSVIMHGGLCTRLAIASWVSGFINSLMHTAITFQLPMCTNKYIDHISCEILAVVRLACVDTSANEVAIVVSSIVLLMTPFFLVLLSYIQIISTILKIRSTQGRRKAFHTCASHLTVVALCYGMAIFTYAQPQSSPSVLQEKLISLFYAILTPMLNPMIYSLRNKEVKGAWQKLLGQFSGIMSKLARR, from the coding sequence ATGGAACGGGATAACCAGACATGGGAGGGTGAATTTATCCTCCTCGGACTGTCCAGTGACTGGGACACCCAAGTCTCCCTCTTTGTCCTGCTCTTGGCCATGTACCTGGTGACAGTGCTGGGGAACTTCCTCATTGTTCTCCTGATCCGACTGGACGGCCggctccacactcccatgtacttcttcctcaccAACCTCTCCCTGGTGGATGTGTCCTATGCCACAAGCATCGTCCCTCAGCTGCTGGTACACTTCCTTGCGGAACACAAAGGCATCCCATTCCTGAGCTGCGCTGCCCAGTTATTTTTCTCCCTGGCCTTGGGTGGGATTGAGTTTGTTctgctggcagtgatggcctatgaccgctatgtggcagTGTGTGACCCCCTGCGGTACTCAGTCATCATGCATGGGGGACTGTGCACTCGGTTGGCCATCGCGTCTTGGGTCAGTGGCTTCATCAACTCTCTCATGCACACCGCTATCACGTTCCAGCTGCCCATGTGCACAAACAAATATATTGATCACATATCCTGTGAAATTCTAGCTGTGGTCAGGCTGGCCTGTGTGGACACCTCCGCCAATGAAGTTGCCATCGTGGTTTCTAGCATAGTGCTGCTCATGACGCCCTTCTTCCTGGTCCTCTTGTCCTACATCCAGATCATCTCCACCATCCTGAAGATCCGGTCTacacagggaagaaggaaagccTTCCACACCTGTGCCTCTCACCTCACCGTGGTTGCCCTGTGCTACGGCATGGCCATTTTCACCTACGCCCAGCCCCAGTCCAGCCCCTCTGTCCTTCAGGAGAAGCTGATCTCTCTCTTCTATGCCATTTTGACACCCATGCTGAACCCCATGATTTATAGTCTACGGAATAAGGAGGTGAAGGGTGCCTGGCAGAAACTATTAGGACAGTTTTCAGGGATAATGTCAAAACTGGCAAGGCGATGA